A stretch of the Parabacteroides timonensis genome encodes the following:
- a CDS encoding SPOR domain-containing protein codes for MKNFPCIILLFMLLACVTGASAQTSVDGSVQTIFDDLQTSKPGKGEVIINQPQALRDLVGVRLSGDNVEKTDSTAFLKIQGFRTQVFSGNNQRKSKDEAFDKEKKVKELFPDVPTYVTYTAPFWRLRVGDFRSHEEAYHMQRLLMTAFPSFGKEMYIVREEVKIPLN; via the coding sequence ATGAAGAATTTCCCTTGTATCATTTTATTATTCATGTTGCTGGCCTGTGTGACCGGAGCGTCTGCACAGACAAGTGTCGACGGATCGGTTCAGACAATCTTCGATGATCTCCAGACCTCGAAGCCGGGTAAAGGCGAGGTGATAATCAATCAGCCCCAGGCTCTCCGGGATTTAGTTGGAGTACGCTTGTCGGGTGATAATGTTGAGAAGACGGACAGCACTGCTTTCCTGAAGATACAAGGTTTCCGGACACAGGTTTTCTCCGGTAATAACCAGCGTAAGTCGAAAGACGAAGCGTTTGATAAGGAGAAGAAGGTTAAAGAGCTTTTCCCTGACGTCCCGACTTATGTTACCTATACCGCTCCGTTCTGGAGGTTGCGTGTAGGTGATTTCCGTTCGCACGAAGAAGCGTATCATATGCAGCGCCTGCTGATGACAGCTTTCCCTTCGTTCGGAAAGGAAATGTATATTGTTAGAGAAGAAGTAAAGATCCCTCTGAATTAA
- the folE gene encoding GTP cyclohydrolase I FolE, with product MIEEINDKTLAAREELAGHYKGILGLLGEDAEREGLLKTPERVAKAMQFLTKGYNEDPAKVLASAMFQEEDYKQMVIVKDIDFFSLCEHHMLPFFGKAHVAYIPKKYITGLSKIPRVVDIFARRLQIQERLTMQIKDCIQQTLDPLGVMVVIEAQHMCMQMRGVEKQNSLTTTSDFTGFFQQAKTREEFMNLIKSNR from the coding sequence ATGATAGAAGAAATAAACGACAAGACCTTGGCGGCACGTGAAGAACTGGCAGGCCATTACAAAGGAATACTCGGTTTGCTGGGTGAGGATGCCGAACGCGAAGGTTTACTTAAGACGCCGGAACGCGTAGCGAAGGCTATGCAGTTTTTAACCAAAGGATATAACGAAGACCCTGCGAAAGTATTGGCTTCCGCCATGTTTCAGGAAGAAGATTACAAGCAGATGGTTATTGTGAAAGATATCGATTTCTTCTCTCTTTGCGAGCATCATATGCTTCCATTCTTCGGGAAGGCACATGTCGCTTATATTCCTAAGAAATATATTACAGGCTTAAGCAAGATACCCCGGGTGGTGGATATCTTTGCCCGTCGTTTGCAGATCCAGGAACGCCTGACGATGCAGATCAAGGATTGTATTCAGCAGACACTCGATCCGCTGGGCGTAATGGTCGTGATCGAAGCACAACATATGTGCATGCAGATGCGTGGAGTGGAAAAGCAAAACTCCCTGACTACTACTTCAGATTTCACAGGCTTCTTTCAGCAGGCAAAGACCCGCGAGGAGTTTATGAACCTTATTAAGAGCAACAGATAG
- a CDS encoding HzsA-related protein yields the protein MRNYNQLIILLAFICGGSMLLSAEQMDPKRITLTPKAKEQLTGKQILYVEREQYAPDHHNTATMFQKGEINESSFFPGGAMRIYDVDSGNITTLIELKDGVVRDPELSFDGKKIIFSMRKNKDDFYHIYEMNVDGSGMKQLTFAEGISDIDPLYLPDGGIVFSSTRQPKYCMCNRHIMCNLYRMEADGANITQIGVSTLFEGHSSLLSDGRILYDRWEYVDRNFGDAQGLWTVNPDGTKHSIYYGNNTKSPGGVIDARQIPGTDQVICIFGSCHDRPWGALAIIDRKKGVDGVEPVLQIWPEESLKLVDKGDLDSFKWIEYFFEDPYPLNENFFLTSRTIWAKPGGWMHIDSKSGIYLVGRDGTQELIVEGNQSLFDPMIIEPRPKPHAIPSNRNYTDKKGTFYVQNVYQGTHMKGIEPGTAKYLRIVESPEKRTWTQSGWGGQGEQAPAVNWHSFENKRILGEVPVEADGSANFEVPSGTFVYFQLLDKDKKMIQSMRSGTMVMSGEVNGCIGCHEDRLSIPSNMGPTPLALKKAPVKLSGWMGKAPKNFSFMEQVQPILDKSCVRCHDFDPKNRDKLVLAKDKNPFFNAAYVNLYVKKEITLVGGGPAPIQEPYTWGSHASKLTKVIDGDHHGVKLSAKDKEILYTWMDLNGVYYPVYESAFDTTLAGRSPLYNQEIEELKQLTNVNIWDLNHHGRKLTAQISFDRPEVSPCLDGIRNDKQKYSRAVEIIRTGQKRLKATPRGDIEKDLVPCERHKAQLRKYAERLKIEQQNCSVIGEHGKVYDK from the coding sequence ATGAGAAACTACAACCAATTAATTATTCTTCTGGCCTTCATTTGCGGAGGAAGCATGTTGCTTTCCGCCGAACAGATGGACCCAAAAAGAATTACACTGACCCCAAAAGCAAAAGAGCAACTGACCGGCAAGCAAATACTTTATGTAGAACGGGAACAGTATGCACCGGATCACCACAACACGGCCACTATGTTCCAAAAAGGAGAGATCAACGAGAGCAGTTTCTTTCCGGGAGGAGCGATGCGTATCTATGATGTCGACAGCGGGAATATCACGACACTGATAGAATTGAAAGACGGTGTGGTTCGTGACCCGGAATTGTCTTTCGACGGTAAAAAGATCATCTTCTCCATGCGGAAGAACAAAGACGACTTTTATCATATCTATGAAATGAATGTGGACGGAAGCGGTATGAAACAGCTCACCTTCGCAGAAGGTATTTCCGATATCGATCCGCTTTACCTACCGGATGGAGGAATCGTATTCAGTTCCACCCGCCAACCGAAATATTGTATGTGCAACCGCCATATTATGTGTAACCTCTACCGGATGGAGGCCGACGGCGCCAACATCACACAGATCGGTGTCAGCACATTATTCGAAGGGCACTCTTCTCTATTGAGCGACGGAAGAATATTGTACGACCGCTGGGAATATGTAGACCGCAACTTCGGGGATGCCCAGGGATTATGGACGGTAAACCCAGACGGGACAAAGCATTCCATCTATTACGGTAACAACACCAAATCGCCGGGTGGTGTCATCGATGCACGGCAAATCCCCGGAACCGACCAGGTTATCTGCATCTTCGGTTCCTGCCACGACCGCCCCTGGGGTGCACTGGCTATTATCGACCGCAAAAAGGGAGTGGACGGCGTAGAGCCAGTTCTGCAAATATGGCCGGAAGAAAGCCTGAAGCTGGTGGATAAAGGCGACCTGGACTCTTTCAAATGGATCGAATACTTCTTCGAAGACCCTTATCCACTCAATGAGAACTTCTTCCTGACCTCAAGAACAATCTGGGCAAAGCCCGGCGGATGGATGCACATCGATTCCAAATCCGGAATTTATCTGGTCGGAAGAGACGGCACACAAGAACTGATTGTTGAAGGAAACCAGAGCCTCTTTGACCCGATGATCATCGAACCGCGTCCCAAACCGCATGCCATTCCTTCGAACAGGAATTATACGGACAAGAAAGGAACCTTCTACGTGCAGAACGTTTATCAAGGTACACACATGAAAGGTATAGAGCCCGGTACCGCAAAATATCTGCGCATCGTCGAGTCGCCGGAAAAAAGAACCTGGACGCAGAGCGGCTGGGGCGGACAAGGCGAGCAGGCTCCCGCCGTAAACTGGCATAGCTTCGAGAACAAACGTATCCTGGGAGAAGTCCCGGTAGAAGCCGACGGTTCCGCCAACTTCGAAGTTCCCTCCGGCACGTTCGTTTACTTCCAGTTGCTGGATAAGGATAAAAAGATGATCCAGTCCATGCGAAGCGGCACAATGGTTATGTCCGGTGAAGTGAATGGCTGTATCGGTTGCCACGAAGACCGCTTGAGCATACCGAGCAATATGGGGCCGACCCCGTTGGCCCTGAAGAAAGCACCGGTCAAATTGAGCGGCTGGATGGGTAAAGCCCCAAAGAACTTCTCGTTCATGGAACAGGTACAACCCATCCTGGATAAAAGTTGCGTCCGTTGTCACGACTTCGATCCGAAGAACCGCGACAAGCTCGTACTGGCAAAAGACAAGAACCCGTTCTTTAATGCTGCTTACGTAAACCTGTACGTTAAGAAAGAAATCACGTTGGTAGGCGGCGGCCCGGCCCCGATACAGGAACCTTACACCTGGGGATCGCATGCCAGCAAACTGACCAAAGTGATCGACGGCGACCATCACGGCGTAAAGTTATCGGCCAAAGACAAAGAGATCCTTTATACCTGGATGGACCTGAACGGTGTTTACTACCCGGTTTACGAGTCGGCATTCGACACGACACTGGCCGGACGAAGCCCGCTCTATAACCAGGAAATAGAAGAACTGAAACAACTGACCAATGTAAACATATGGGATCTGAACCACCACGGACGGAAACTGACCGCGCAAATATCCTTCGACCGCCCGGAGGTCAGCCCTTGCTTGGACGGCATACGGAACGACAAGCAAAAGTATTCCCGCGCTGTCGAGATCATCCGGACCGGACAAAAGCGTCTGAAAGCCACGCCGCGCGGCGATATCGAAAAAGACCTTGTTCCTTGCGAGCGGCATAAAGCGCAACTCCGCAAATATGCCGAACGGCTTAAGATCGAACAGCAGAACTGCTCGGTCATAGGGGAACACGGCAAAGTATACGACAAGTAA
- a CDS encoding IclR family transcriptional regulator, with amino-acid sequence MIVLEEIKDKSVEKYNIPMLEKSFELLELLVNYPSGLTMQEMVNLLDTPKTTIYRLLNSLSNMGYLTKNIDTQRFSLSKRFLKLGLAALGESNIVEQSLAPMRALRDTIKESIMLGVFMENRVVLLEQVLGSHNFTFLLRPGTSFCLHASAPGKIFTTYLPEEEREKAIQSIQYTVFNKHTIADEKQLRKEMAHIKKVGYAIDLEEEMAGVHCIATPIFNQFGTIAATLWTSGPSGRLSKDKFPEISKELIRTAHTISANLGYIPE; translated from the coding sequence ATGATAGTTCTGGAAGAAATAAAAGATAAAAGTGTTGAAAAGTATAACATTCCCATGCTTGAAAAAAGCTTCGAGCTCCTGGAATTGTTGGTCAATTATCCCAGTGGTTTAACTATGCAGGAGATGGTCAACCTATTGGATACACCTAAAACGACCATATACAGACTGCTCAATTCTTTATCCAATATGGGGTATCTGACCAAAAATATCGATACCCAACGTTTCTCCCTATCCAAAAGGTTTCTCAAACTGGGTCTGGCGGCTCTGGGCGAGTCGAATATCGTAGAACAGTCGCTTGCCCCTATGCGTGCCCTGCGTGACACGATAAAAGAAAGTATTATGTTGGGAGTATTCATGGAGAATCGGGTAGTATTACTGGAACAGGTATTGGGATCGCATAACTTCACTTTTCTTCTGCGTCCGGGGACAAGTTTCTGCCTGCATGCCTCGGCTCCGGGTAAGATATTTACCACTTACCTTCCGGAAGAAGAACGGGAAAAGGCGATACAAAGTATCCAATATACGGTCTTCAACAAACATACGATAGCCGACGAGAAACAGTTGAGGAAAGAAATGGCACATATAAAAAAGGTAGGATATGCAATAGACCTGGAAGAAGAAATGGCAGGTGTTCATTGTATCGCAACCCCTATCTTCAACCAATTCGGAACTATTGCTGCTACGTTATGGACTTCAGGCCCGTCCGGCAGGTTGTCGAAAGATAAATTCCCGGAGATTTCGAAAGAACTGATCCGGACTGCTCATACGATATCCGCTAACCTGGGATATATTCCTGAATAA
- a CDS encoding RNA polymerase sigma factor has product MDVQQQEKDFIALVEDYKQVIYKVCYIYATDPDNLNDLYQEVVINLWKAFPRFRGECKASTWVYRIGLNTCISFFRKSKSRPEVVPISVDLEAVAEEDKTAQLHELYRMINRLGRLERALILLWLEERSYQEMADITGISRTNVAVKLNRIKEKLRTMSNS; this is encoded by the coding sequence ATGGATGTACAGCAACAAGAGAAGGATTTTATAGCACTTGTAGAGGATTATAAGCAAGTGATATATAAGGTATGCTATATTTATGCAACCGATCCGGATAATCTGAACGACTTGTATCAGGAGGTGGTGATCAACCTGTGGAAAGCTTTTCCCCGCTTCCGGGGCGAGTGTAAGGCTTCGACCTGGGTGTATCGTATCGGACTGAATACTTGTATCTCCTTTTTCCGCAAATCCAAGTCCCGACCGGAAGTGGTGCCTATCTCGGTCGACCTAGAAGCAGTTGCAGAGGAAGATAAAACAGCCCAACTCCATGAACTGTACCGAATGATTAACCGGCTGGGGCGTTTGGAACGTGCCCTGATCTTGCTCTGGCTGGAGGAAAGGAGTTACCAAGAGATGGCGGATATCACCGGTATATCCCGTACGAATGTGGCCGTTAAGCTTAATCGTATTAAAGAGAAACTAAGAACGATGTCGAACAGTTAA
- a CDS encoding type II toxin-antitoxin system RelE/ParE family toxin, producing the protein MYTVETTKQFDKSFKRCLKRNLNPELLWEVIELLQKDGTLPLQYHPHKLSGKFEGLWECHIKGDWLLIWQQNDTELILIMTDTGTHSDLF; encoded by the coding sequence ATGTATACTGTAGAAACGACCAAACAATTTGACAAAAGTTTCAAACGTTGTCTGAAAAGGAACCTGAATCCTGAACTCTTATGGGAGGTTATCGAGCTCTTACAAAAAGATGGGACATTACCACTCCAATATCATCCCCATAAACTAAGCGGTAAATTCGAAGGTCTATGGGAATGCCATATCAAAGGCGACTGGCTTCTGATATGGCAACAAAATGATACGGAATTAATCCTGATCATGACTGATACGGGAACACATTCAGACTTATTCTAA
- a CDS encoding outer membrane beta-barrel family protein translates to MSRSKFLLAILSGLFSLGDISAQFIMPDTIPDQDIGEVVVVAKLPELEIKADKMTYHLDASVVRKQGSLYEVLETLPGVVVTQDGTIYMNGQSGINVLMDGKQTYLSGQELVNLLKATPASMADKIDLITHPSARYDASGNSGIIDIHTKKIKLQGLNLSVNGSFSQGKFGKGDGSFSLNRRSGKLNFFLTYSYYQGTSQNDLEVDRIFSTSFTGLDEELNMHQDSYRESPYKSHYYRVGADIYLSPLTTLGFTASGNLLRSENNGTMLSSFYMFPLSTPDSTLSTRNLSDRKKNNFSGGVNLTHHLNQEGGLLDASLDYFYFDNVEDQYVYNAFQNKINQLTRQDSIRGDINGNINLYTGQINLTLPFENGWVLSAGGKSSYVSIDNEAFYANRHEDGWVPNSYSQAFSYKENINAVYVQGNAKFESLSVQAGLRLENTRIKGRQMDAVSDSSFKNHYTNLFPTLLLEYPVSKGKLSLFYGKRIMRPNYGDLNPSAYIFDNYTYERGNTLLQPETADNIEVAYAFKELFKAGFLFSYTHDAIVKSYILEENKRVFVTPLNLTKAITLGPRVNTGILSLTSFWNLNANAAFIFNRYQWSEELENKVNKHATWIAGLNNQFSFGRGWGAELTASYNGKMAAGQATISPIWQVHAGLQKKILKNNGSINLFVRDMFHSYRYKMSLEVPGQRASTYERNDNTVVGISFSYRFKKGSESKERAWKNGTDETKRVNL, encoded by the coding sequence ATGAGTAGAAGCAAATTTTTGTTAGCCATATTATCGGGGCTTTTTTCTCTGGGAGATATATCGGCACAGTTTATTATGCCGGACACCATACCTGATCAGGATATCGGGGAAGTGGTAGTTGTGGCTAAACTTCCGGAGTTGGAAATAAAGGCCGATAAGATGACTTATCACCTGGATGCCTCTGTCGTGCGTAAACAAGGCAGTTTATATGAGGTACTCGAGACGCTACCCGGAGTTGTCGTTACTCAGGATGGAACCATCTATATGAACGGACAGAGTGGAATCAACGTCCTGATGGACGGAAAGCAGACTTATCTTTCCGGACAGGAGCTGGTGAACCTGCTTAAAGCAACCCCTGCATCGATGGCTGATAAGATCGACCTGATCACTCATCCTTCCGCCCGCTATGATGCCAGTGGCAATTCCGGTATTATCGATATCCATACTAAAAAGATCAAATTGCAAGGGTTGAATCTTTCAGTGAACGGAAGTTTTTCCCAAGGAAAGTTCGGCAAAGGAGACGGAAGTTTTTCCTTAAATCGGCGAAGTGGAAAACTTAATTTTTTCCTGACCTATTCCTATTATCAGGGAACCAGCCAGAATGATCTTGAAGTGGATCGCATCTTTTCTACTTCATTTACAGGGCTTGACGAAGAGTTGAATATGCACCAGGACTCTTATCGTGAATCTCCGTACAAGTCTCATTATTACCGCGTGGGAGCAGATATTTACCTTTCACCTCTGACTACCTTGGGGTTTACGGCAAGCGGCAATCTGCTTCGGAGCGAAAATAACGGGACAATGCTTTCTTCTTTTTATATGTTCCCCTTGTCAACGCCTGACTCTACCCTTTCTACCCGGAATCTCAGCGATAGGAAAAAGAATAACTTTTCCGGTGGTGTCAATCTGACTCATCACCTGAACCAGGAAGGGGGATTGCTGGATGCTTCACTTGATTATTTCTATTTTGATAATGTGGAAGATCAATATGTGTACAACGCTTTCCAGAATAAAATCAATCAGTTGACAAGGCAAGACTCGATAAGAGGAGATATTAACGGTAACATCAACCTATATACGGGCCAGATAAATCTGACGTTACCGTTCGAAAACGGATGGGTACTGAGTGCCGGAGGTAAGTCATCTTATGTCTCTATTGATAATGAAGCCTTCTATGCGAACCGGCATGAAGACGGCTGGGTTCCTAATTCCTATAGTCAGGCTTTTTCCTATAAAGAAAATATCAATGCTGTTTATGTACAGGGAAATGCCAAATTTGAGTCTTTATCCGTGCAGGCCGGTTTGCGCCTGGAGAACACCCGTATAAAAGGAAGGCAGATGGATGCAGTCAGCGATTCTTCCTTTAAAAATCATTACACGAATCTTTTTCCTACCCTGCTACTGGAATATCCTGTTTCAAAAGGAAAATTATCCTTGTTTTATGGAAAGCGTATCATGCGTCCGAATTATGGCGACCTGAATCCTTCCGCTTATATCTTCGACAATTATACTTATGAACGGGGAAACACCCTGTTACAGCCGGAGACAGCAGACAATATAGAAGTCGCTTATGCCTTTAAAGAATTATTTAAAGCCGGCTTCCTGTTCTCTTATACCCATGATGCAATCGTAAAAAGTTATATTCTGGAAGAAAACAAACGGGTTTTCGTTACTCCCTTGAATCTAACCAAGGCAATCACGCTCGGACCACGTGTCAATACAGGAATTCTGTCTTTGACCTCTTTCTGGAATCTGAATGCCAACGCTGCCTTTATCTTCAACCGTTATCAATGGTCGGAGGAGCTGGAAAATAAAGTGAACAAGCATGCTACCTGGATTGCCGGACTGAATAATCAGTTCTCCTTTGGTAGAGGGTGGGGAGCTGAACTCACGGCTTCTTACAACGGAAAGATGGCTGCCGGTCAGGCCACGATCAGCCCCATCTGGCAGGTACATGCCGGTTTGCAGAAAAAGATTTTGAAGAACAACGGTTCTATAAATCTTTTTGTAAGAGATATGTTTCACTCTTACCGCTATAAAATGAGCCTTGAAGTGCCAGGACAACGTGCATCTACTTACGAACGTAATGATAACACGGTAGTCGGCATATCTTTTTCCTATCGCTTCAAGAAGGGGAGCGAATCGAAAGAAAGAGCATGGAAAAATGGGACGGATGAAACGAAAAGAGTAAATTTGTGA
- a CDS encoding sensor histidine kinase gives MVKNLYKWLMPILTALLLFICIRLVTDVPNQQYYWTGNTPYFMLVEIGTIIVSSYLLIMVLYIWLRWNRKQKKGLWVEYGGLFLLTTCWCVGTMLFTWGLNERMFTLQDVAIPEVIAVLFVFLTYTFMRNQAVEKEYAEQRLQLEKIKNDQLQTELKFLKAQYHPHFLFNVLNTVYFQIDEKNKAPRHTLEILSDLLRYQLYNAGDKVAIQVEIDYLKRYISLCQLRCSERLQLQTSFDEALKEQEISPLLFIPLVENAFKYVGGDYHIDLNMSWKEGKLIFDMMNSKPLDRVHKPTRQGIGLDNLRRRLVLLYPDKHKLEIKDEPDRFTVKLIIEPDNV, from the coding sequence ATGGTAAAGAACTTATATAAATGGTTAATGCCGATATTGACAGCATTATTGTTGTTCATCTGCATTCGCTTGGTAACTGATGTTCCTAATCAGCAGTACTATTGGACGGGAAATACTCCTTATTTTATGTTGGTAGAGATAGGTACCATTATAGTATCTTCATACCTGTTGATTATGGTTCTGTATATCTGGTTGAGATGGAACCGCAAACAGAAGAAAGGATTATGGGTGGAATATGGCGGGTTATTCCTGCTTACTACCTGCTGGTGTGTCGGAACCATGCTCTTTACCTGGGGATTAAATGAGCGGATGTTTACTTTGCAGGATGTGGCTATTCCCGAGGTTATTGCCGTCTTGTTTGTTTTCTTAACCTATACTTTTATGCGTAACCAAGCCGTAGAAAAAGAGTATGCCGAGCAACGGTTGCAGTTGGAAAAGATAAAAAATGACCAGTTACAAACCGAATTGAAATTCCTGAAAGCGCAATATCATCCTCATTTCCTGTTCAATGTGCTCAATACGGTTTATTTTCAAATAGATGAAAAGAATAAAGCGCCGCGTCATACCCTGGAAATCTTGTCCGACCTGCTTCGTTATCAGTTGTACAATGCAGGGGATAAAGTGGCCATCCAGGTAGAGATCGATTATTTGAAAAGGTATATCAGTTTGTGCCAACTTCGCTGTTCAGAGCGTTTACAGTTGCAAACATCTTTTGATGAGGCACTGAAGGAGCAGGAAATATCTCCGCTATTGTTTATTCCGTTGGTCGAAAATGCTTTTAAATATGTGGGAGGCGATTATCATATCGATCTGAACATGTCCTGGAAAGAAGGTAAACTGATTTTTGATATGATGAATTCTAAACCCTTGGATCGTGTTCACAAACCAACCAGGCAGGGAATAGGACTAGATAACCTGCGAAGAAGGCTCGTACTGTTGTATCCGGATAAACACAAACTGGAAATAAAAGATGAACCGGATCGTTTTACTGTAAAACTGATTATTGAACCGGATAACGTATGA
- a CDS encoding LytR/AlgR family response regulator transcription factor, which produces MNIKCIITDDEPVARKGLQSYVEKVDFLTLTGVCEDAIQLNTLLKTERPDLLFLDIEMPYLSGLDLLATLTNPPKVIITSAYEQYALKGYEFDVTDYLLKPIPFERFLKAVNKVHDLLLKETPPGAEEFLFVKSEKQMKKIFLKDILFIEGLENYICIYTVSDKTLVHSTMKNIYSSLPESDFIQTHRSFIVNINRVSLIEGNILNIEGHEIPVARNYRELVFARIIKNPL; this is translated from the coding sequence ATGAATATAAAATGTATCATAACCGATGACGAACCTGTAGCCCGTAAAGGGTTGCAGTCGTATGTGGAGAAAGTCGATTTTCTGACACTGACAGGTGTTTGTGAAGATGCCATTCAATTAAATACCTTGTTGAAAACCGAGCGTCCGGATTTACTCTTTCTGGATATAGAGATGCCCTATCTCTCAGGTCTGGATTTATTGGCAACCCTCACTAATCCACCGAAGGTCATCATTACATCTGCTTATGAACAGTATGCTTTGAAAGGGTATGAATTCGATGTAACAGATTACCTGTTGAAACCGATTCCTTTCGAACGTTTCCTGAAAGCAGTGAATAAAGTACATGATCTTTTATTAAAAGAAACACCTCCCGGAGCAGAAGAATTCCTTTTTGTAAAGAGTGAGAAGCAAATGAAAAAGATTTTTTTGAAGGATATTCTTTTTATTGAAGGATTAGAGAACTATATTTGCATTTATACCGTTTCAGATAAGACGTTGGTTCATTCGACGATGAAAAATATATATAGCTCGTTGCCGGAAAGTGACTTTATCCAGACTCATCGGTCTTTTATTGTTAATATTAATCGCGTTAGCCTGATCGAAGGCAACATCCTGAATATTGAAGGCCATGAAATACCTGTTGCGCGTAATTATCGGGAACTGGTTTTTGCCCGGATAATAAAAAATCCCCTGTAG
- a CDS encoding outer membrane beta-barrel protein, whose translation MMKKKNYVWLVCVLLCSATIMNAQVLKVESGMAFSMLKTSGLEKDQIFNKSVKPFQCSVGIEYLDKKLFNLSSSIGYLRMGGKNKTYQYNGPDPTDALLVDHKYFIDYLTINTLFNLKRSVRRFTYYLGAGPRVDIKIGEKETGIESMEYVDGQQPKVNAAVFGLKCELGGWYALDNHFRLGANVSYLPSFTKAWTSPVAPDVTMTTRSFTLGVSLGYVL comes from the coding sequence ATGATGAAAAAAAAGAATTATGTGTGGTTGGTGTGCGTATTGCTGTGCTCTGCGACTATAATGAATGCGCAAGTACTGAAAGTAGAAAGTGGAATGGCTTTTTCTATGTTGAAGACCAGCGGTTTGGAAAAAGATCAGATTTTTAATAAATCGGTTAAGCCGTTTCAATGTTCAGTGGGTATAGAGTATTTGGATAAGAAGCTTTTTAACCTGTCCAGTTCCATCGGATATCTTCGTATGGGTGGAAAAAATAAAACATATCAATATAATGGTCCGGATCCCACGGACGCGCTGCTTGTAGATCATAAATATTTTATTGATTATCTGACAATAAATACATTGTTTAATCTGAAACGCTCAGTTCGTCGTTTCACTTATTATCTGGGAGCTGGCCCCAGAGTTGATATAAAGATAGGAGAGAAAGAAACAGGAATTGAAAGTATGGAATATGTCGATGGGCAACAGCCTAAGGTGAATGCTGCTGTGTTTGGTTTGAAGTGTGAACTAGGGGGTTGGTATGCCTTGGATAACCATTTTCGTTTAGGAGCTAACGTTAGTTATTTACCAAGTTTTACAAAGGCTTGGACTTCTCCTGTTGCTCCCGATGTTACAATGACTACGCGTTCATTTACTTTAGGCGTGTCTTTAGGATATGTCTTGTAA